The following proteins are encoded in a genomic region of Oceaniferula marina:
- a CDS encoding valine--pyruvate transaminase has translation MSEQFSNFGQRLCGGSGIEELMDDLGTAMALGGPDTKMLGGGQPAHIPEVNALWRRRMQEIMGSDGAFEKMLSNYDPPRGNPHFLEALANLFRESFGWDISAKNIAVTSGGQTAFFFLFNALAGAFQDGRRKKILLPLVPEYIGYANQSVGEDIFRAVKPCIEKLGEHDFKYRVDFDHLKVDDDVAAICVSRPTNPTGNVLTDNEIAKLAELAKTNGIPLIIDNAYGAPFPNIIFTEAEPVWDENIVLTLSLSKIGLPGTRTGIVVANEEVAAAVASMSAIVGLANGNVGQALMEPLVRSGEILSLSNEVVRPYYIDKSKAARQWVAEAFDDALPYRVHLSEGALFLWLWFEGLPISSRELYERLKARGVLIVSGHYFFFGLDDSDWQHRNECIRMTYTMDEATVKGGIEIIAEEVARAYSEAS, from the coding sequence ATGAGCGAGCAATTTTCAAACTTTGGGCAGCGCCTTTGTGGCGGTAGTGGAATCGAGGAATTGATGGATGACTTGGGGACCGCCATGGCCTTGGGTGGCCCTGATACAAAGATGCTGGGCGGCGGGCAGCCTGCTCACATTCCCGAAGTGAATGCTTTGTGGCGCAGAAGAATGCAGGAAATCATGGGCTCTGACGGAGCTTTTGAAAAAATGCTGTCCAACTATGATCCTCCCCGCGGGAACCCTCATTTTTTGGAAGCTCTGGCTAACTTATTCCGGGAGAGTTTTGGCTGGGATATCAGCGCTAAAAATATTGCGGTGACCTCCGGTGGGCAGACTGCTTTTTTCTTTTTGTTTAACGCTCTGGCCGGAGCCTTCCAGGATGGGCGCCGTAAAAAGATTTTGCTGCCACTCGTTCCTGAATACATTGGTTATGCCAACCAGTCGGTTGGAGAGGATATTTTTCGAGCCGTCAAACCCTGCATCGAAAAGCTCGGTGAGCACGACTTTAAGTACCGGGTGGATTTCGATCATCTGAAAGTAGATGATGACGTCGCCGCAATTTGTGTATCCCGTCCAACCAACCCGACCGGGAATGTGTTGACGGACAACGAAATTGCCAAGTTGGCGGAGCTGGCTAAAACAAACGGGATTCCTCTTATCATTGATAACGCTTATGGCGCACCCTTCCCGAATATTATTTTTACCGAGGCTGAACCTGTGTGGGATGAGAACATTGTGTTGACCCTGAGCTTATCCAAGATCGGACTGCCAGGAACCCGTACCGGGATCGTTGTTGCCAACGAGGAGGTGGCCGCAGCCGTGGCGTCGATGAGTGCCATTGTGGGCCTCGCCAATGGGAATGTCGGTCAGGCACTGATGGAACCCTTGGTGCGAAGCGGGGAGATCCTGTCTTTGAGCAACGAGGTGGTTCGCCCATACTACATTGATAAGTCCAAAGCCGCCAGACAGTGGGTCGCGGAAGCTTTTGATGATGCCTTGCCCTACCGGGTGCATTTGAGTGAAGGGGCTCTCTTCCTCTGGCTCTGGTTTGAAGGGCTCCCGATCAGTTCCCGTGAGCTGTATGAGCGCTTAAAAGCCCGGGGCGTGCTGATTGTTTCCGGCCACTATTTCTTTTTTGGTTTGGATGACTCTGATTGGCAGCACCGAAACGAGTGCATTCGTATGACCTACACGATGGACGAAGCCACCGTTAAAGGTGGGATTGAAATCATCGCCGAAGAGGTTGCCAGGGCTTATTCCGAAGCCTCTTGA
- a CDS encoding SDR family oxidoreductase: MHVLLTGSTGRLGGAFRLLWGQDPECRHSLRYLTRQDVDLSDTLALRSCLERLWSEQAYDVIINPAAISGLEACLDDDSLAWKVNVDAPRVMAEFAAEKGIRMVHFSTDYVFGGEEPGRRREEDAAVPVNVYGQTKLAGERAVLGACASSLVGRVSWLFGPVGSNRGSHFDSVLERARSGQVQHLIGDKYSVPTYTHDIVEWVDHLLQANASGLYHLCNSGPPESWFSYAKEVCRLAQQHDDISLTGEFVESSIHKVDFFRERRPVHTAMLPARLIEEHDVIPRHWLEAAEEYLKLR; encoded by the coding sequence ATGCATGTTTTGCTTACAGGCTCCACCGGAAGACTCGGTGGAGCTTTTCGTTTGTTGTGGGGGCAGGACCCGGAGTGCCGCCACAGCCTTCGCTATTTGACCCGACAGGATGTGGACCTTTCGGATACACTGGCCCTGCGTTCCTGCCTGGAACGGCTTTGGTCAGAGCAGGCGTATGATGTGATCATTAACCCCGCTGCCATTTCTGGCTTGGAAGCTTGTTTGGATGATGACTCATTGGCTTGGAAAGTGAATGTGGATGCTCCCCGGGTGATGGCAGAATTCGCAGCAGAAAAGGGGATACGGATGGTGCACTTTAGCACGGATTATGTTTTTGGTGGAGAAGAACCCGGGCGCAGAAGGGAAGAGGATGCTGCTGTTCCAGTCAATGTGTATGGTCAAACAAAACTAGCAGGAGAGCGTGCGGTGTTAGGTGCTTGCGCCTCATCCTTGGTTGGCCGCGTTTCCTGGCTGTTTGGCCCGGTCGGATCAAATCGGGGCTCGCATTTTGATTCGGTGTTAGAGCGGGCTCGATCCGGGCAGGTGCAGCACCTGATTGGTGATAAGTATTCTGTTCCCACCTATACCCATGATATTGTAGAATGGGTGGATCACTTGCTTCAGGCTAATGCCAGTGGCTTATATCATTTGTGTAATTCGGGCCCTCCTGAAAGTTGGTTTTCTTATGCGAAGGAGGTGTGCCGTTTGGCTCAACAGCATGATGACATTTCTTTGACAGGAGAGTTCGTAGAGTCCTCCATCCACAAGGTGGATTTTTTCAGAGAGCGTCGACCGGTACACACGGCGATGCTACCTGCTAGGCTGATAGAAGAGCATGATGTCATCCCGCGTCATTGGCTCGAGGCTGCCGAGGAATATTTGAAATTACGTTGA
- a CDS encoding RtcB family protein, with protein sequence MKLNRLDFIEAGWANDHRLDLIMNRASLIMQEKGISDVKYVMKLLRREFPDAYASLSMRGAGDAPVVLSEAIVADTESEHKNLQKVRSQMQELMRCPVVVRGSLMPDACPVGGGAASMPVGGVVVAENAIIPAAHSSDICCSMFVSFYRQGQDIDSELNVLEQATRFGPGVRSEPVFHEVLDEPVWSNPFLRGLEAKALGHMADQGDGNHFAYLGCMEVTQTLLSRLNEAGYAEMATALLEDVGSSLNVLVTHHGSRGLGSVVYGRGLEAAVKMTARYARGIPEEAAWIYADSSQGQDYWQALQYLSRWTRANHASIHQRFLDGLGQASLWQLGNQHNFVWQRGREYVHGKGATPAWKDDSGRPRLGLIPLNMAEPVLLVLGGDQQEFNSFAPHGAGRNLSRRGILKQYKRRGQLDLKAMDDEMKRTTQGIKVRWYQGQADITETPVGYKPAAKVMEQIETFALASVLAKIEPRGCMMAGRKPAPGEKPLSPKQIRQRQHRAERRRNNQRNWMDDHQEDQW encoded by the coding sequence ATGAAACTGAATCGATTGGATTTTATCGAGGCCGGCTGGGCGAATGACCACAGGCTCGATTTGATTATGAACCGAGCCTCCCTGATCATGCAGGAAAAAGGAATTTCGGATGTTAAGTATGTAATGAAACTGTTACGCAGGGAGTTTCCCGATGCGTATGCATCACTCTCGATGCGTGGGGCGGGGGATGCTCCTGTTGTTTTGTCTGAGGCCATTGTGGCCGATACGGAGAGTGAACATAAGAATTTACAAAAGGTAAGAAGCCAAATGCAGGAGCTGATGAGATGTCCGGTGGTTGTCAGAGGGTCGTTGATGCCAGACGCCTGTCCGGTGGGTGGTGGTGCTGCAAGTATGCCCGTAGGAGGCGTGGTTGTTGCTGAAAATGCTATTATCCCCGCTGCACACAGTTCCGATATTTGTTGTTCCATGTTTGTTAGTTTTTATCGTCAGGGCCAGGATATTGATAGTGAATTAAATGTTTTGGAGCAGGCGACGCGTTTTGGTCCCGGTGTTAGGAGTGAACCTGTGTTCCACGAGGTGTTGGATGAGCCTGTGTGGTCGAATCCTTTTTTGCGTGGCCTGGAGGCCAAAGCACTCGGGCATATGGCGGATCAGGGAGACGGAAATCATTTTGCTTATTTGGGGTGTATGGAGGTAACCCAAACCTTGCTGAGCAGGTTGAATGAGGCTGGGTATGCAGAGATGGCGACTGCTTTGCTTGAGGATGTCGGTAGTTCGTTGAACGTTTTGGTTACGCATCATGGTTCACGGGGATTAGGTTCGGTCGTGTATGGTCGCGGGTTGGAAGCAGCTGTAAAAATGACGGCTCGTTACGCTCGGGGGATTCCTGAGGAGGCGGCATGGATTTATGCTGATAGCTCGCAGGGACAGGATTATTGGCAGGCGTTACAGTATCTATCTCGCTGGACACGGGCCAATCACGCGAGCATTCACCAGCGGTTTTTAGACGGGCTGGGGCAAGCGTCTTTGTGGCAGTTGGGCAATCAGCATAACTTTGTCTGGCAACGTGGCCGTGAGTATGTGCATGGCAAAGGGGCTACCCCCGCATGGAAGGATGATTCCGGACGTCCAAGGTTAGGACTGATTCCGTTGAATATGGCTGAGCCTGTGTTGCTTGTTTTGGGTGGTGATCAACAGGAGTTCAACTCGTTTGCCCCTCATGGAGCTGGGCGGAATCTTTCCCGCAGGGGAATCTTGAAGCAATACAAACGAAGAGGTCAGCTCGATTTGAAGGCAATGGACGACGAGATGAAACGCACAACACAGGGTATCAAAGTTCGCTGGTACCAGGGGCAGGCAGATATCACGGAGACTCCGGTGGGATACAAACCCGCGGCAAAAGTGATGGAACAGATTGAAACATTTGCTTTGGCCTCTGTGTTGGCCAAAATAGAGCCCCGCGGATGTATGATGGCGGGACGTAAACCAGCCCCAGGGGAGAAACCTCTGAGCCCGAAACAGATTCGTCAAAGGCAGCACCGGGCAGAGAGGCGGAGAAACAACCAGCGCAATTGGATGGATGATCATCAGGAAGACCAATGGTGA
- a CDS encoding transglycosylase domain-containing protein produces MAKKRSSTGNKRRKKRFFKLKWLLYLMILGLGAAGAGWVVFDVKTKPYRERAETYDLSKIDDVEVVSLILDRKGRELGRIFVENRDKISIKDVPEIMIQALISGEDQRFFEHDGVDRAGVIRAAYLNYKAGRQTQGASTITQQLARNAFHLKEESDKRGESGLERKAVEAFLALRIEERYGKYEILEFYLNRIPFGSGYYGIRSAALGYFGKEPRDLTASECASLVACIRNPTRISPLNDLEENKKNRDQVLGRMADDGYISSSKSKELQALPVEVNPQPIRRGASHLYDRIAGFVRGHLGEDAMTEGGFKIYTTIDLDAQRAMERGLKRQLDSVELKEGYKHPLYKDYKMGSGKPKYVQGAGLMIESRTGALIAYVGGRDFAHSQYDFIQSGKKPLGTAFLPFIYTAALENKMSLSNLVLDKPMDNRNVMLDGREGVLGEWGEESFTPSYEGDITLRHAMEVSKIAASIRLGKKLGLDKVANTARRFGLMIPNSDLLARMLVGTDDVSLPELVRAYAVFPNGGVTPQQVYAIDKIEDASGVVRYTAEKPTAPKRVITAQNAFLMHSMLQSSLRKGTGADGIKTLKPDPSTAGKTGTTYDFADNWFVGYNSRVTCAVWSGFLDGGRDEIYPAAFSRETVLPVWIDAMNAADSEFPGTLIPAPEGIVKLEICKDSGRRKTRYCQNYIRNVRTGEESYTSTAYTEYFVKGRAPSGFCEVHGVSDPSLAKTTDFGGGNQQNMTTHAIPVQPQAPVLLGVDPYGTEQPDFAPRDELAMRQARQTGASVNFDQLEDLDRAAAILLDKPGRVEIRED; encoded by the coding sequence ATGGCAAAAAAACGTTCCAGCACAGGCAACAAGCGGCGAAAAAAGCGGTTTTTCAAGCTCAAATGGTTGCTCTATCTCATGATTCTTGGTTTAGGGGCGGCCGGGGCCGGTTGGGTGGTATTCGATGTGAAAACCAAGCCATACCGCGAAAGAGCGGAAACCTACGATCTGAGTAAGATTGATGATGTGGAGGTGGTGAGCCTGATCTTGGACCGCAAAGGGCGCGAGTTGGGTCGTATTTTTGTCGAAAACCGAGATAAGATCAGCATCAAGGATGTTCCCGAGATTATGATCCAGGCCTTGATTTCCGGTGAGGATCAGCGGTTTTTTGAGCACGATGGTGTTGACCGGGCCGGGGTGATTCGGGCGGCATACTTGAACTACAAGGCCGGGCGTCAGACCCAGGGGGCCAGTACCATTACCCAGCAGTTGGCCCGAAATGCCTTCCACCTCAAAGAGGAATCAGACAAGCGTGGAGAAAGCGGCTTGGAGCGTAAGGCCGTGGAGGCGTTTCTTGCCCTGCGCATCGAAGAACGTTATGGGAAATACGAAATTCTCGAGTTTTACCTCAACCGGATTCCTTTCGGCAGTGGCTATTACGGGATTCGCTCAGCGGCACTTGGCTATTTTGGCAAAGAGCCTCGCGACCTGACGGCGTCCGAGTGCGCTTCCTTGGTTGCCTGTATTCGGAACCCGACCAGAATTTCACCGCTCAATGATCTGGAGGAGAATAAGAAGAACCGGGATCAGGTTCTGGGTCGAATGGCGGATGATGGTTACATTTCCAGCTCGAAAAGTAAGGAGCTGCAGGCTTTGCCCGTGGAGGTGAATCCCCAGCCGATTCGCCGGGGAGCATCTCATTTGTATGATCGGATTGCGGGTTTTGTGCGTGGGCACTTGGGTGAAGATGCCATGACCGAAGGTGGGTTTAAAATTTACACGACCATTGATTTGGATGCGCAGCGAGCCATGGAGCGAGGTCTCAAGCGCCAGTTGGATTCGGTTGAACTCAAAGAAGGCTACAAGCACCCGCTGTATAAAGATTACAAAATGGGCAGCGGGAAACCCAAGTACGTGCAAGGGGCAGGTTTGATGATTGAAAGTCGGACCGGGGCTTTGATCGCCTACGTCGGGGGGCGTGATTTTGCCCATTCCCAGTATGATTTCATTCAATCCGGAAAAAAGCCTCTGGGCACCGCCTTTTTGCCCTTCATCTATACTGCGGCGTTGGAAAACAAGATGTCTCTGTCCAATCTCGTTTTGGATAAGCCGATGGATAACCGCAATGTGATGCTCGATGGCAGGGAAGGAGTCCTCGGTGAGTGGGGCGAAGAGTCGTTTACTCCTAGTTATGAAGGTGACATCACCTTGAGGCATGCGATGGAGGTTTCCAAAATTGCCGCTTCGATTCGACTGGGGAAAAAGTTGGGGCTTGATAAGGTGGCCAATACCGCCCGTCGTTTCGGCCTGATGATTCCCAACTCGGATTTGTTGGCCCGGATGTTGGTTGGCACGGATGACGTATCATTACCCGAGTTAGTGCGTGCTTATGCCGTATTTCCCAATGGTGGAGTGACGCCCCAACAGGTGTATGCCATCGATAAAATCGAGGATGCTTCCGGGGTGGTTCGTTACACCGCCGAAAAGCCGACCGCGCCGAAACGGGTGATCACTGCCCAGAATGCGTTTTTGATGCATAGTATGTTGCAGAGTTCGCTTCGCAAGGGGACTGGAGCAGATGGGATCAAGACGCTGAAGCCGGACCCCTCCACAGCGGGAAAAACCGGGACAACCTATGATTTTGCCGACAACTGGTTTGTTGGATACAACAGCCGCGTGACCTGCGCTGTGTGGTCAGGTTTTCTCGACGGGGGGCGGGATGAAATCTACCCTGCGGCATTCAGTCGGGAAACGGTATTGCCTGTCTGGATCGATGCAATGAATGCGGCGGACTCCGAGTTCCCCGGCACGCTGATTCCGGCGCCTGAGGGTATTGTGAAACTGGAGATTTGTAAGGACTCCGGTAGGCGAAAGACGCGATACTGCCAGAATTACATTCGCAATGTTCGCACTGGTGAGGAATCCTATACAAGCACAGCGTATACGGAATATTTTGTCAAAGGTCGCGCACCTTCTGGGTTTTGTGAAGTGCATGGGGTGTCTGACCCGTCACTTGCCAAAACAACCGACTTCGGAGGTGGAAACCAACAGAATATGACCACCCATGCCATCCCTGTACAACCTCAGGCTCCTGTTTTGTTAGGTGTGGATCCCTATGGAACGGAACAACCCGATTTTGCTCCGAGGGATGAGTTGGCGATGCGGCAAGCTCGGCAGACAGGTGCGAGCGTGAACTTTGACCAACTTGAAGATCTGGACCGGGCTGCTGCGATTCTTCTCGATAAACCCGGACGTGTGGAGATCAGGGAGGACTGA
- a CDS encoding class I SAM-dependent methyltransferase, producing the protein MNATPAFDRTPSPLMEEILHSIQQAGPLNFKAYMAMALYHPQWGYYSGHRQRVGTDADFITSVSVGPCFGMLLARRILTHWQESQNPESYHIIEPGAHHGELCCDILDTLAKLSPDCYHSVRYHLVETTPALRAAQEKRLASRHPDKYHTHTSLGEIKQSIGPVIGTILSNELIDAFPVHLIQSNNGEWQELMVESVDGETLTLAAHPLSSAELIAFCQSLGRHYPDGYTSEYNSGIDRFVNDAAELLKSGLMITIDYGHAQDDYYHPDRTSGTLQTYYRHQKSDNPLLHPGEIDITTHVDFTRLQHGAEARGFHSASLRTQASYLTEQAREWLLDIENPDSTNHPDTPKLLRQFQTLIHPAMLGTKFSVLEMSR; encoded by the coding sequence ATGAACGCAACCCCGGCTTTTGACCGCACCCCCTCACCACTGATGGAGGAAATTCTCCACAGCATCCAGCAAGCGGGCCCTCTCAACTTTAAAGCCTACATGGCGATGGCCCTCTACCACCCTCAATGGGGGTATTATTCCGGCCATCGCCAACGCGTGGGAACCGACGCCGACTTTATCACATCGGTGAGCGTTGGCCCCTGTTTTGGCATGTTGCTGGCACGACGGATTCTGACTCACTGGCAAGAATCTCAAAACCCTGAAAGCTATCATATCATCGAACCGGGCGCCCATCACGGCGAACTCTGCTGCGACATCCTCGACACCCTCGCCAAGCTCTCACCGGATTGCTACCACTCCGTCAGATACCACTTGGTTGAAACCACTCCCGCACTGCGTGCAGCTCAGGAAAAACGCCTCGCCTCTCGGCATCCGGACAAGTATCACACGCATACCAGCCTAGGCGAAATCAAACAAAGCATCGGTCCGGTGATAGGCACGATACTTTCCAACGAACTGATCGATGCCTTCCCAGTCCACCTGATTCAATCCAACAATGGGGAATGGCAGGAACTCATGGTCGAATCCGTGGATGGGGAAACTCTGACCCTGGCGGCCCACCCATTATCCTCAGCCGAACTCATCGCATTCTGCCAATCGCTGGGGCGCCACTACCCTGACGGATACACCAGTGAGTATAATTCAGGGATCGATCGCTTTGTCAACGATGCCGCTGAGCTCCTCAAATCCGGACTGATGATTACCATCGATTACGGTCACGCCCAGGACGATTATTATCACCCGGACCGCACCAGCGGAACCCTGCAAACCTATTACCGACACCAAAAGTCGGACAACCCACTGCTCCACCCCGGCGAAATTGACATCACCACTCACGTCGATTTCACCCGCTTGCAGCACGGTGCCGAGGCCCGGGGGTTCCATTCCGCAAGCCTCCGAACCCAGGCAAGTTATCTGACCGAACAGGCTCGTGAATGGTTGCTGGATATCGAAAACCCGGACAGCACGAACCACCCGGACACCCCGAAACTTCTGCGCCAATTCCAAACCTTGATTCACCCGGCCATGCTGGGAACCAAGTTCTCGGTCCTGGAAATGTCCCGCTGA
- a CDS encoding substrate-binding domain-containing protein produces MSTKDGSKGSPVVGVRLPVWAGSTFPVLGGVVDYMRLNGPWRLVTENDSYGEMESVQIGEGWQGDGLLLYRATEAELKDFRERGVAVVLLSTEGPDMGFPRVVPDNELVGRHAAEHLMGVGLQSFAYVGRGETMYLEEEFAPGQRVYPRERLAGFSATLATAGHEAMTHYLPGVPLWKKGSWRKVEDQVAGFLSELPLPFGLFAVDDALGAVSIRAARRLGLRVPEDIAVLGFGDDLNYCHITEPAMTSIPYPARKAGLLAAEYLARQMRGEVLDGEVRRVAVDHAIARESTGFLAIEDEETAKLVRWIRLRAKYENIQVTDLEQQTNYSLSSIKSRFKKYLGHSPKEEITRVRLGHLKHLLSDESLSLNEIAYAMRFSSPHEMSRFFVRGTGVRPSAFRDQLVGPSRGRK; encoded by the coding sequence ATGTCGACAAAGGATGGAAGTAAGGGAAGCCCAGTAGTGGGCGTGAGGCTGCCGGTTTGGGCCGGCTCTACTTTTCCGGTGCTCGGGGGTGTGGTTGATTACATGCGCTTGAATGGTCCTTGGCGCCTGGTGACGGAGAATGATTCCTATGGCGAGATGGAATCGGTTCAGATTGGTGAAGGGTGGCAGGGAGATGGTTTGTTGCTGTATCGTGCCACGGAGGCAGAGCTCAAAGATTTCCGTGAACGAGGGGTGGCTGTGGTCTTGTTGAGTACCGAGGGACCGGATATGGGGTTTCCGCGGGTGGTTCCAGATAATGAGCTGGTGGGACGTCATGCTGCCGAGCATCTCATGGGGGTCGGGTTGCAGTCCTTTGCCTATGTGGGACGTGGAGAAACGATGTACTTGGAAGAAGAGTTTGCACCGGGGCAGCGAGTGTATCCAAGGGAACGCTTGGCGGGTTTTTCTGCCACCTTGGCAACGGCTGGGCATGAAGCGATGACCCATTATTTGCCGGGGGTTCCGTTATGGAAAAAGGGCTCATGGAGGAAGGTTGAGGATCAGGTTGCTGGTTTTTTATCAGAACTTCCATTACCGTTTGGTTTGTTTGCTGTGGATGATGCTTTGGGGGCGGTGAGTATTCGTGCCGCAAGGCGTCTGGGTCTGAGAGTTCCGGAGGATATTGCGGTCTTGGGCTTCGGGGATGATTTGAATTATTGCCATATCACGGAGCCTGCGATGACGAGTATCCCGTATCCGGCGAGAAAAGCGGGCTTGTTGGCTGCAGAGTATTTGGCCCGACAGATGCGGGGTGAGGTTTTGGATGGGGAGGTGCGCCGTGTGGCGGTAGACCACGCGATTGCCCGTGAATCAACCGGCTTTCTAGCAATTGAAGATGAAGAAACCGCCAAGCTGGTCCGTTGGATCCGCCTCCGTGCAAAGTACGAAAATATTCAGGTGACCGATCTCGAGCAGCAAACAAACTACTCGTTGAGTTCAATCAAGTCCCGCTTCAAAAAATACTTGGGCCATAGTCCGAAAGAGGAAATCACCCGAGTGAGGTTGGGGCATTTGAAACACCTGTTGAGCGATGAATCGTTAAGCTTGAATGAAATCGCCTACGCCATGCGCTTTTCATCACCGCATGAGATGAGCAGGTTTTTTGTCAGGGGGACAGGAGTCCGCCCATCGGCGTTCCGGGATCAATTGGTCGGCCCGTCCAGGGGGCGAAAGTAA
- a CDS encoding PEP-CTERM sorting domain-containing protein yields MKIQHNKLYRLAMTGATGLAMAQAVHAATILTGDPNTNNIIPTNHGSAATGTPNINLNWSAAGTDTPKWDGYANWNGRGEVYQLDKSNDGTFTIAFTPDTGWNVSLTALDIDVWSGTGSRAIDWTVTGSSSGVLGSGTGFNGVEGQKTTLNLGLTGANNEVVTLTLSNPGAPNGSYLAMDNLAFDQVAAGTVPEPSSAALLGLGLGAAAMRRRK; encoded by the coding sequence ATGAAAATACAACACAACAAACTTTACCGACTTGCTATGACCGGCGCCACAGGGCTTGCCATGGCCCAAGCGGTGCATGCAGCAACCATCCTCACAGGGGACCCGAATACGAATAATATCATCCCCACAAACCACGGATCTGCCGCAACTGGCACCCCGAACATCAACCTGAACTGGTCAGCGGCCGGTACAGATACTCCCAAATGGGATGGCTACGCCAACTGGAACGGCAGAGGGGAGGTCTACCAACTGGACAAATCCAATGATGGAACATTCACCATCGCCTTCACTCCTGATACCGGCTGGAATGTATCGCTCACAGCCTTGGATATCGATGTCTGGTCGGGCACGGGAAGTCGAGCCATTGATTGGACCGTCACGGGCTCATCTTCGGGGGTTTTGGGATCAGGTACAGGCTTCAATGGCGTCGAGGGACAAAAAACAACTCTCAACCTAGGTCTTACGGGGGCAAACAATGAAGTGGTGACGCTGACCTTGAGCAACCCGGGTGCCCCCAATGGCTCTTACCTCGCCATGGACAACCTCGCCTTTGATCAGGTAGCTGCAGGGACTGTCCCGGAACCATCCAGTGCCGCCCTTCTTGGTCTGGGCCTCGGTGCCGCCGCCATGCGCCGCCGCAAGTAA
- a CDS encoding tetratricopeptide repeat-containing sulfotransferase family protein: MNHPDLTHATQALQAGDIESAITSIQKASLGPIQPGSLLEWLHLLHQLYYFKEATELSTPLIRHPDATSEQLLAAAKLFFQTGRFDTAARLTERAHAISPEDTDTLVLLASCLERQNLISEATQLASKALVSNPSHARASRLLAHIERREKKFEQAKRRLATHLHQYPSHDDWRLQYELASVLDRLGQYPQAMQCLLSAKASLETNTPLDAYQSLSQRQWQLTNMFTAEHLNHWFKNSKQLTPQQNICLMGGFPRSGTTLLEQILTSHQDCIGTDETGILFSLFEQALLHDATTATDTMNELQSFSADDLSAGRAEYLRCTRSYIDTDTKEQWLIEKEPLLTSSLVIPLRLFPDAKILIPLRDPRDVVVSYFFTIVPLAANSAPAIDLGDTCRYYADVMRHWLHLKQHLPREQWFESRYEDLLADPETQTKQLAEFLAIEWSPTMLQHHQNKTNRSISTPTYDDVSKPLYTRAKGRWKHYEQYLAPHLHHLQPYIEAFGYDTTH; the protein is encoded by the coding sequence ATGAACCACCCGGATCTCACCCACGCGACACAGGCCCTGCAGGCGGGAGACATCGAGTCCGCCATCACGTCGATTCAAAAAGCGAGCCTAGGCCCGATTCAGCCCGGCAGCTTGCTCGAGTGGCTCCACCTCCTGCACCAACTTTACTATTTCAAGGAAGCCACGGAACTTAGTACTCCACTGATCCGCCACCCGGACGCAACAAGCGAACAGCTCCTCGCCGCCGCCAAGCTATTCTTTCAGACAGGACGGTTCGACACTGCTGCCAGGCTTACAGAGAGAGCTCATGCCATATCGCCAGAGGACACCGACACCTTGGTCTTACTCGCATCCTGCCTCGAGCGCCAGAACCTGATCAGCGAGGCCACTCAACTTGCAAGCAAAGCGCTCGTGTCTAACCCCTCCCACGCCCGGGCAAGCCGCTTACTGGCACATATCGAACGCCGAGAAAAAAAATTCGAACAAGCGAAACGACGGCTCGCCACCCACTTGCACCAATATCCGTCACATGACGACTGGCGACTACAGTATGAGCTTGCCAGCGTGCTCGACCGACTTGGCCAATATCCGCAAGCAATGCAATGCCTGCTCTCAGCCAAAGCTTCGCTAGAAACAAACACACCCCTTGATGCCTATCAATCACTCAGTCAACGCCAATGGCAGTTAACGAATATGTTCACCGCCGAGCATCTGAACCATTGGTTCAAAAACTCCAAACAACTCACCCCCCAGCAAAACATCTGCCTGATGGGTGGCTTCCCCCGCTCCGGAACCACCCTACTGGAACAAATACTAACAAGCCACCAAGACTGCATTGGCACCGATGAAACCGGGATTTTATTTTCCCTTTTCGAGCAAGCTCTGCTGCATGACGCCACCACAGCCACAGACACCATGAATGAACTGCAATCATTCAGCGCGGATGATCTTTCCGCAGGCAGGGCCGAGTACCTGCGCTGCACCCGGAGCTACATTGACACCGATACCAAGGAGCAATGGCTGATCGAAAAAGAACCTCTGCTGACGAGTTCGCTGGTCATTCCCCTGCGTCTGTTCCCGGATGCCAAAATTTTAATCCCCCTGCGTGACCCCCGTGATGTGGTCGTCAGTTATTTTTTTACCATCGTTCCGCTGGCTGCCAACTCCGCCCCCGCCATTGATCTCGGAGACACCTGCCGCTACTACGCTGATGTCATGCGCCACTGGCTCCATCTCAAACAACACCTTCCGCGCGAGCAGTGGTTCGAGTCCCGCTATGAGGATCTGTTGGCCGATCCGGAAACCCAAACCAAACAACTGGCTGAGTTCCTAGCCATCGAATGGTCACCGACCATGCTCCAACATCACCAAAACAAAACCAATCGCTCGATCTCCACCCCCACCTACGATGATGTCTCGAAACCACTTTACACTCGCGCCAAAGGTCGCTGGAAACATTACGAACAATATCTAGCACCACACCTCCACCATCTGCAACCCTACATCGAAGCGTTCGGCTACGATACAACTCATTAA